A genomic segment from Leptolyngbya boryana PCC 6306 encodes:
- a CDS encoding mitotic spindle assembly checkpoint protein MAD1, translating to MKKAIVELTSAGITSEAELKELVQAKKQKTPVGFAKTATATVKVEKSLDEPLEQVEVKSPEQLQELAEPITLPQPATFTIAQAKELIPVDQMKEMFTVLDERHQQELQAKDAEAEQIRQENEQLRSQNEQLAQQAAQSTQELTKAQKDAKTLEDLGRLMGKSIVEAPMVNTQTRSNDSPGDLLQKLLGIRDSAKAGGYHFDNSTQTFLVRQGPIDWIRSYLQAEGKALEQTELYYQIEEFGKSLGFLGGSNKAAGPTTGASGSAPNAFLDVLSDMMRSTSAQFNAAWQFATTVFDPTSAPSKNILVPRFDFLPDPDSDDELLIAGTGVYNPIGYSIGTNSDSQALRMQTVSLTVERRGLGRGVSEGSRPVMIPEFHQAHALVDLMTALETRLMASYYRYEERRLLGLMIASTAIRYNDNGNVSATAGDVDAGDDGTMSRAFLRDAYTEFVNAGHQSLPDGCYLGYFNAVQVKQLKAEMGDDLATPTADERMEITNMLRLATGITPAIRASTYLGMIENVHVFMGNSFGKGAPGASNPTVQDSTLGVGATRTIDGFLLAPGAIGRGISSPVEIRPSGVNPFNMGESYIWTSDEGFGSLVDSGETAKIMKLRTTLTAV from the coding sequence ATGAAAAAGGCGATCGTTGAACTTACTTCGGCTGGCATTACCAGTGAGGCCGAACTCAAGGAATTGGTGCAGGCGAAGAAGCAAAAAACGCCTGTTGGATTTGCAAAGACCGCAACCGCAACGGTCAAGGTCGAAAAGTCTTTGGACGAACCCCTAGAGCAGGTAGAGGTTAAGTCCCCAGAACAATTACAGGAACTTGCGGAGCCTATCACCCTGCCACAACCCGCAACATTTACGATTGCTCAGGCGAAAGAGCTAATTCCGGTTGACCAGATGAAGGAAATGTTCACCGTGCTTGATGAGCGGCATCAGCAGGAACTACAAGCAAAAGACGCTGAGGCAGAGCAGATTCGGCAAGAGAACGAGCAACTGCGATCGCAGAACGAGCAGTTAGCTCAACAAGCCGCGCAAAGCACTCAGGAACTGACCAAAGCGCAGAAAGACGCGAAAACTCTAGAAGACTTGGGGCGGTTAATGGGTAAATCAATTGTTGAAGCGCCGATGGTGAACACCCAAACCCGCTCGAATGATTCACCCGGAGACTTACTGCAAAAACTGCTTGGTATCCGCGACTCTGCAAAAGCTGGCGGCTACCACTTCGATAACAGCACTCAAACCTTCTTGGTGCGTCAAGGTCCGATTGATTGGATTCGCTCTTACCTTCAGGCTGAGGGCAAAGCGCTTGAGCAGACTGAGCTTTACTATCAGATTGAAGAATTCGGGAAATCCCTCGGATTTTTGGGCGGATCAAACAAAGCGGCGGGGCCAACAACCGGAGCATCCGGATCAGCGCCGAACGCCTTTTTGGATGTTCTGTCTGACATGATGCGATCGACTTCCGCCCAGTTTAATGCTGCGTGGCAGTTTGCTACGACTGTTTTTGATCCAACCTCAGCCCCCTCGAAAAACATTCTGGTTCCTCGCTTCGACTTCCTTCCTGATCCGGATAGCGACGATGAGCTTTTGATTGCGGGAACAGGTGTTTACAATCCGATTGGCTATTCGATCGGAACGAACAGTGATTCTCAAGCGTTGAGAATGCAAACTGTTTCGCTGACTGTAGAGCGTCGTGGCTTGGGCCGTGGGGTGTCCGAGGGTTCTCGCCCAGTGATGATTCCTGAGTTCCATCAAGCTCACGCGCTGGTTGATTTGATGACGGCACTAGAAACCCGCCTGATGGCGAGTTACTACCGCTATGAGGAGCGTCGCTTACTCGGTCTGATGATTGCTTCTACCGCAATCCGCTATAACGACAATGGAAACGTTTCAGCAACCGCTGGTGATGTGGATGCGGGCGATGACGGTACAATGTCTCGCGCTTTCTTGCGCGATGCTTATACCGAGTTTGTAAACGCTGGGCATCAGTCTCTACCGGATGGCTGCTACCTCGGCTACTTCAACGCCGTTCAGGTTAAGCAGCTCAAGGCTGAGATGGGCGATGATCTTGCAACTCCGACTGCGGACGAGCGGATGGAAATCACCAACATGCTGAGGCTTGCGACGGGGATTACGCCTGCAATTCGAGCTAGTACATACCTCGGCATGATCGAGAATGTTCACGTCTTCATGGGTAACAGCTTCGGCAAAGGCGCGCCGGGAGCGTCTAACCCAACGGTGCAGGACTCAACTTTAGGTGTGGGTGCGACTCGCACGATCGACGGATTCTTGCTTGCTCCGGGCGCGATCGGTCGGGGTATATCTTCTCCGGTTGAGATTCGCCCGTCTGGGGTCAACCCTTTCAATATGGGCGAGAGCTATATCTGGACTTCGGATGAGGGCTTTGGCTCCTTGGTTGACTCTGGCGAAACCGCGAAGATCATGAAACTGCGGACGACATTGACGGCGGTGTAA